The Sander lucioperca isolate FBNREF2018 chromosome 4, SLUC_FBN_1.2, whole genome shotgun sequence DNA segment AGTCTCTATTTTGTGCACAGTCTCTAAAATGTTTGAAAAGTTGGTCAATGAGCAATTCaatgaatacatgaataaaaacaaCTTCATGTTTAAATTCCAATCCGGATTCAGGAAGTCACATTCTACTGAATCATGCCTATTGTATTTATCCGACACCATACGCAGGGAAATAGATTATGGAAATCTCTGCGGAATGGTGTTATTGGATCTTCCAAAAGCATTTGATGGTGAATCATGATAGACTGATTGCCAAACTTGAGCCCTTGGGGGCAGACAGTGCCACCTGTAGGTGGTTTAGGTCTTACCTATCAGGGAGGGAACAATTGGTGGTCTTAGGGGGAGTGCTGTCTGACCCTATGTAGTTGAATGCGGCGTTCCACAAGGAAGCATTCTCGGGCCGTCCTTATTTTTAACATACATTAATGATATGGCAGACTCCTGTTCATGTGAACTGTTTTTGTACGCTGATGACTCGGCACTTTTAATGTCTCATAAACAACAATCAACACTAGAGAGTACCCTGAGCTCTGAGCTTTCGTCTGTAAACAACTGGCTGATTGACAATATGCTGTCCTTACATTTTGGTAAGACAGAGGCTATCTTGTTCGGTTCAAAATACAGATTGAGTAGATGCTCGGAATTTAGGGTCagtttgaaaaatgttgtgGTCAGTACAAAAAGGTCAGTAAAATACCTGGGTTGCATCCTAGAAAACAACTTGGATGGCAGGAATATGGCCAACAAGGTTTTGAGTAAAGTCACGGGGCTCACAAAGTTTTTAGCCAGAAACTCTAAATTTTTAGAAAGGTCAACAATGATCATCTTAGCAAACGCCTTAATTTTAACCCACTTTGAATTTACATGTACCTCCTAACAAACCGACTTAAAGGGAGGCTGCAAACAGCACAGAATAAATTAATAAGAGTAATTCTGAACTTGGGCCATAGATCGCATATAGGTAGGTCACAATTTGTTGAGCTCAACTGGCTCCCTGTGGAGTCTCGGGTTACTATGTTAAGACTGACCATGATCCATAAAATATTGTTTGGTAGTGTCCCAATTTTTTTGTCGTGTCTTATAACTAAGGTAAAGgacacacacaatatttataCTCGTGGCAGCATATCtgtagcctgggtaaaccctgacgaacttccggcaaatttgagatttgctctgcaagtcagtctggcgaagagcccattcaaacccatttccaatgtccccgaaATCGAGACACGATTGGTGTCTcgaaccgctgaggcgggctttacaccaatcacaactgttgaggcgggctttacgcgacgacgatagcacagcgacggcgagcagcgagcagctttttgatTACATTCAATATGACGGctacatggatgtattaagagaacggacGGCTACCGAAaagcagcgtcacccggatcgttggtctgattggttgaaggactatcccaTTGCGCCCAGaagcatttgagcggcgtccgttggtgacgcccctttggaaatgaactgtcaatgaacctttcccagacccactctcagttacaactgagaagggtctggtgtcaaccaggctagcaTATCTGACCTGTGTCCTTATAAATTTAAGACAGTGTTAGGGAAAGGAACCTTTGCCTATATAGGGGCAGTTCAGTGGAACAAGTTAGATTGTTATATTAAAGTCATTTCCAGCCTaaactcttttaaaaaaagtatcaaGGTCTGGTTACTAGAGAGGGTTGCGAAATAGATCAAAGGGCAAgttaccatttttatttttatttatttaagaaaaatgtttttatgttatgtcATTGATTATTATACACTCTGTGAATTTCTTGTCTTGTCCTGATGTTATGTGTtgaggaccacaatggaaataagtcctggactttattgtgtttttatcctcgattgtctttttttcatatgtaAGGCATTCttgatacaattaaataaatcaaatcaaaaattataccactaaaaaggctcaaaatatcaccacacttcaatggtagcataatgaggttccataaatgttaaccgaagcattgagaactttgtaagtgtacagactgtttattaaaaagatagattataaagacagtcgcgttacAGGCAGCCGTCGTCTTGGAAGTTACTGTCTTCCTAAAATGAAGAGCAACacgcacctgttgtattttaatgcaggctggTAACAATAAGGGAaaaccactgctgagtgaacagaaaaggcagcGGGACCAGGCTGgctgtacagaataaatctccaatgtaacttaggtgcctctgcttttgtgaaactgagtcaaggctaaattgaaccaggataactgggaaatcccggcttaatcccttatcttggtttgtgaaatagccctctgGTCGGGATGTCTGGATACGTTTTTAAATGGTTTACATCTTAACTTTCTGACAGAACtttcagtgtttttgtaaaGTAGAATGTCTGAAACTACAGGGTTGTCATGTGGGGTACCTCAGTGTTCCGTCTTAGGACAGCCCCTGAAAGTAGCATTACTCTGATTAAGTAGCATATTGGTACCTTGACTTAagatgttgtttttgattcagcGATGTCCTTGGAGTATCACCTGAAACAGTTTGTTAGAAACTGCTTCTTCCAACTGAGGAACATATCTAAGCTAATGACACTGGTGCCAATGGTAGAATCGGAAAAGATCacgcatgcttttattttgtcttgtttggATTACTTTAAGAGTCTTTTACTGGTTTGAACAAGAAAGAGCTTTACCGTCTCCAGGCtgttcagaactctgctgcaaggCTTTTAACTCAAACAAGCAAAAGAGCGCACATCACACCTGTTTTAGCATCAGTTCACTGGTTACTAGTTCATTTtcaaatttattaaaaaattcTGGTCCTTCCTTTTAGATCCTTGCACCCACAAGGTTTTTCTTATATATCTACCTTAATACAGCGTCACACTCCTTCCCGGAGTCTGAGGtctactgttattatttaaagttgtgacaattattttttattatttaatccttgaatggtatgattatgacggtttcaataCAGAGCAGtcatcagttaatgtatattttttggcTACATACACATTCAGTctgtccgtgatcgtctgccacgctttctctcgctgttttattacagcggccgtgtttattttttacaaataatttttattgatttttttatttaacctttattttaccagggaaaagtcacattgagattaaaatctcttttacaagtgagccctggccgagaaggcagcacataaaaatacactttaacatacaataaataacagacagaccgggatggacagcaataataaataagaaaataaaaacagaaaatcacattttaaaaacaagcgcAAACATGTTGATATAGTTGATGTAGGCGGGACTTGAATTCAGTATGTGAAATTAAAACCtgcaattttagctgattttgtaactcattccatgaagttggagcactgtaacaaaaagcagtttttccaaactttgttttagtttgtggaacatcatacagtatgtatctacTTGATCTTAGATTATGTTCTGATCTACTAGATGTTAAGAGTGTAGTTAAATATGAAGGAGTATGTCCTGTTATTGATTTATACACAAAGGTCAACCAATGTTTGAGCCTTCTTGTGTTGAGTGAGGGCCAACCTACCATTTCATACAATACACAGTGATGGGTAGAGTACTTGGCATGGGTTATAAATTTCAATGCTGAGTGATACACAGAATCCAAAGATTTCAACAGGGACATCGTGGAGTGTCTATAAAACACATCTCCATAATCTAAAATTGGCAAGAAGGTAGATTCAACCAATTTTCTCTTGACTTTCTGTGTGAAGCAGGAACTATTTCTGAAGTAAAAGCCCAACTTTAATTTCGATTTAATGACTAACTGCTCAATATGCAATTTAAAAGACATGTCTTTCTCCAATATAAATCCCAGGTATTTGTATGAGGGAACTAGTTCTATTGGCCTGCCCTGTAATGTGTGGAGATGAGGCAGGAAAGGTCCATGCTTACGGGTTCtgttaaaaaacatatatttagttTTCTTATCATTAATAACTAGCTAATATAGCATAATGTGTTTCCTgttatcatacttccacaagaagctgctgctcactctgtataaagtatgaacaatgcatatcctccattttagcatcagtaaatgtGTTATCGACCTTGCGGTCTGTTAAGGAAAGCTGTAAACGCGCATCTATCCGAATTACTTCAGCCTagctcaacctagtcgctcctcatcagcctggcttggccttcgtgaaacgcagtTAACCTAAAACCTACAATAAAGAGTTGGTAATTTTGCCAaatacatgcacaaatacaACAATTTGTAATTACCATCTGCTACAGCATGTGGTTGGTAAGTGTTGTTTTTTAccttgtgagtctgtgtgtgtcattatGGTATGTTGTAGCCCTGGAGACAGTTGCTGTATCTGGATCTGTCACAGAAGCAGTTTTGAGTACTTTGCCAGGTGGCCTGTCTGCGGCCAAATTATGTCACCATGCAAAATGCAGACACAAAACCGCAGAAAGTTAGTAATTGAGATCAATATTAAGGCTGAGTTTGAAGAAGGAAGTAGTGAAAGGGCCATTTCCCCTTCACCActgtacctcatacaaccctaCATCAAAAGATCCCAACTGTCCAGAGTGCAGTCCTTGAATAAAgcaataatcagaatcagaaaaggatgtATTGCCAAGCAAGTAGCACTTAcgaggaatttgccttggttgttggtgcttacataaacatattaaacattaatatgaaataaacaaacaatacatacaGAAACAAGTAACACAAACATTATAACTATTATACAACTATTaacattaagaaaaaagatGCTGTATGGATGTGCAAAAAATGTTAAGTGATGTGCAAAAGGTTAGGATATATAGAATATGAGGACAGGTAACTAGAACAGTATGTCATCCAAGTGCTTGTCATCTCCTACCAAAACTGCACCTCCCTCCTCGCCTGAGCCCCTGTGACTGCCACCAAACATTTGCAACTAGTTTGAAATGCTGCTGCCAGTCTGATATTCACAACCACACTGTCTCCCTGTTGCAGTTTGTCTCAAGTTTAAAACTAGCTTACAGGGCAGTGAAGGAAACAACTCCTTCCTTCTTACATTTAAGCCATTGTCAAATTCTACTCTCTGGCGCAACCTGTGCACCCCTTTGCCTCTGGGAAAGTATCTACCCTCTAACTCTTAGGACTATGTGGTGGTTCAATAACTTCTTTATTGAAGTCTAAACAGCAGACTTCCAGCTTCAGGCTGAAAACTTACGTCTAATTTCTAAAAAGATATTGCACTTACAAGATCAGTTATCTCATAGGTATGAGATCTGTAGCCTAAATAGGCGTTGTTGTGGTTGTCGGTTGAGGGGCGTCGGACTAGGGGGGgggaaggggactgagtacccagggccctcgtgaggagggcccaaaaatatactagaatgaatagctgtggatgcgggaggggcccatagaaaatgcctttctacagggcccagaattttgtgctacgcccctggttGTCGTAACACAGAGTTATGGCCAAATACTATTCACTATGTTCTGTTGTTGACAGTACTAAATATTCATCAAGCAATTCAAAGGAGAAATATGTGTCCTTAAGTTGTATCAATAAGCAGCTTGGGTTCAAGTTAACTTACTGCATTGCAATATAAAGAACAATTTATAAGGTCAATGCCTCTGTCGACAGCCAGTctttaaattaagttttacAGTATATGACATGTTATGGTTTATTTCGTAATGTGTAGGTATATAGatcttttaaaatatgtttctgttgaaataaatatacctaTAAAGTAGTTATGTATCTCTTACATTTACCCTCTCATGGACATAATGCCAAGAAACAACGCCATTTTGGTCATCAGCCCTGACATGTATAGGAATGATCGGAtgaaatgaagaggaaaaatgcgAAGAGTGTGTGCCGTCTTGAGTTCAGTCGATTTGTATGATTATGCATTTCAATTTTACATGTAACCACAAAACTACACAGTATTTTTAATACAATAAATCACACTGACacctgtgttgtctttgttgaTGCTTTGTTGGCCGAGTTTTTTAACTAACAGAAAGAAGCAGAAGAAAAGAACATTCCTCACAAACATGCAGTATTTGGATTACATTTGAGAAATTGAGAATGTGTAATTATTTTCTTAACAAAagtcaaataaagaaatagtaACAGTGTGAAATATGCAATTAACTAGATGCAAGATAATCATAAACTTAAATCCTTATTCTCTCATCACCCCATCTCATGTCGACCGCTGACCTCAACCTGACTGACTGATTTAGCATTCCTCTTCCCTGTCTCTCCAAGAAGGACCCCGTTTCTAGTGTGGAAGTCCTTGGCCAAAGAGGGACTCATCGGGGAGGGCATGTATTCTTGACATTGGTCACCACCAAGACTTGGTGCACACTCTACTATGTAGGAGAAGAAGACGGTACCGTGATTTAACATGCAGCTGTCACTCACTTTTCCTCTACGCAGATCAAATGAACACCAACCAAGCAGATCACTGTCCCAGTAAGAATCCTCATCATAAACACTGAACTTCAGTCGGTTTTTCATGTTAATGACGATGGATCCAAACTCAAATGTCTCTGGCCATTTAGGATTGTCATTGTTACTTATGATGACAGTACGCTTATTCATATCACCGTAACTAACCTCCACTGAACCATCTGTCTGACTCCACTTATCACCATACAGACCTTGTGCATAGAGCCTGAAAACTTTTAAGGTTGCAAGACCTTTCCCAGCAGGACAACAGTTTGACTTGATATTCTGACTACTGTTGCAAACACAAGCACAAGGATCCCTTTTGCTGGATCTGTGCCCAATCTTACAGGTTTCTGAGCATGTTTTCAACACTGCATTTTTCTTGATGTACTTCTCCACCTCTTGCTTCAGTCCGGCTCTGGCAATATGACCACTTGGCAGTATGGTGTGCAGGGGATTTATGTTGTATCGGACCACATCAGGTGAGGTTTTCAGTGAGCTAAGCCAGTTGTTATAGACAGAGGGGTTTGAATGGCCTTCAAAGAGGATGTCAGCCCCGTTGATGTTTCCACCAATGACCTCTGTGGTACGTTCATTAAATGTGCTGCTGAAACTTTGACTAGAGCctaacttcttcttctttgcctgACAGTGTTGGTACTCGGCCTTAATGCTAGCAGTACTTGCAAAGCTAGCAGAGGTCTCGACTGACAAACAGTCTTTGACGTCTGTTGCAGACAGTCCACTCATGGTTGTCTGGCAGGTCCGGACAGCAGTGCTTGCTTTTATTTCCCCTCCCAGAGACACTTGTGTGATGTAATGTGTACCATATGTGTCGATCAGACTGCGATATGATGTCTCTGTCTTACGTGAATAGGATGGAAGGGAGTTCACAGCTGATTCAAAGTCATGATTCAGTGGAGGTTTTGTTGCCATTCTGTAGCTGTAAAACACAGGGATCATATACATAAGTTACTGTCGATTGCAGTATTAAGTATTAAGATTACAGTAATGTTCATATTTGTCACTTTAAGCATGAAGTTAATAACAAAAGGCAAATATCTGTGCACATACTCACCGGTAGAAGCTACAGTAGACAGAATGGCTAAAGAAGCTGTAGTGGTCTTGTTTTGACTTTTGCATGGCAAAGGAAGATTCTTTGGAGTGGGAACCTCCAAAACCAACACCAAGCTTGACAGACGGATCTACAGGGATTTCAAGGCCAATTTTCCAATCATTGGACACGGATGATGTAGAATCATTGACAAGAGTTTCGACAGAATCATACTGGATACCGGAGACCTTTAAACTGCACTTGGGGAGGGTTCTCCAGTCCACCATGGCAGCTGGAACCTTCTGGCTCTCTCTATTCATGTAGCTGTTTGTGTATAGCCTGCAAGTGCCATTGCCAAGTTTCCATGTTTCAGTGTCGATGACATAGGCACCTTTCCGCTCCATTGTAACGATGTCGAAGCCTTCTCCACCCAGATTGTAACCAGGGACAAAGTGAGCCTTTTCACACTGCTGCGGTGTACCAGTGAAGCTTACACTGGATGGAAGACACAGAGGACACCATGCCCAGAACAGGAGCATGAGATGCCACAGCCTTGCCATCTGTATGGAAGAAATAAAAAGCGACAGAAGATAAAAGGCATGGACACAGAATCACAATGCATGTAATATTTCAGTATACATTGGATATCACTAAACTAATGACTGAGGAATAGGATATACTATGCTATACTCCCCTGTCTACTATACTAGATAGGTGAGAACTCAGGGTCTTACCTCGGCTGTTGACAGCAAGTTCTGTTCAGTAACTTACAATATCTGACCCATGTTATAGTGGTAATGTGGAGGTGGAGTCTTGATTGCTTGCCTTTGTTTCTCACACATTTTATaggtgtctgtgtatgtgtgtgtgtgtgtgtgtgtgtgtgtgtgtgtgtgtgtgtgtgtgtgtgtgtgtgtgtgtgtgtgcgtgtgtgtgtgtgtgtgtgtgtgtgtgtgtgtgtgtgtgcgtgtgtgtgtgtgtgtgtgcaggggcggactgggacaaaaattcagccctggcactgtagacacaccagcccacattaccacgtccatgcagccccacccatggacacgtgcattcactaattacatttctgtacagatggtgaaacaaaataagcagtaccttatgtaacagatttttaaacatttaatgtaactggcaaacaatgcttactactttttaaagagcacacgtttataacaaatttacacatactgtctgtttatgccgtttgtatgctgttactgtcattctctacagtatgttgttctttgttgcCACTGTCTGTCTGAtcgattgtccgtgtttctctctgttgacactgtacatattgtctgtctggttctccatcttttcatccgttttaactctctaactctgcaatttaaatgttttttttggctgtctgtgattatacttcagggtttttccttgctcagaattggtctttgggggaacacataaagcagTGGGGGGGatggggtctgggggtcctcccccagaaaaTTTTGAgtgtaaaagacttcaattcctgcattctgatacatttttaggcaccaatttatggtaaaaatgtcaatatttattacaaggaaatcacaaaattctggtggcaggtaacaattcaaaatacaaaatataatggaatattattatattcagtagtccagaaAAGGGGGCTTCCACATCCgtgacatgggccggatacgacaacacacagtgatgttgaatatagcctacagtgtaacggaccaccacagttcatacatagagtttaacctacatagtgtaaaactactacggggcacagcagaaagacggagcagaacgacgctgcttgttcagggttttcatgtgtactcctataggcctacacttcacatcaggcgttaaaaccaactgtagcgaattagactactatttaatgcgataacgagacgtttttaaccggtaatgaaactgtctcaatttaatactgatgccgtcagacggccgcacggacagacagcagtcggagttccggcagagctctgcgcccatcagcagcggcttctcactgcgCAGCCGGTCCCCGACAGCAGGCTGATTGGTTCGGTCAAGTGCTTGGCAAGCCTGGCAAGATGGATTTTCCTGTGATGTGTGATCCTGCGATACTCGCGTGATCTCGCGAGAAACCAGCCGCTCTGCAAGGTAGGTGTTATGCCTTCTCTCCGGCCTGTGtggttagggatgcaccgatccgactttttcagtcccgataccaatgcctgggctttgtgtatctgtcgatacccgataccgatccgatactgttgttgaattaataatacactgtataccttttgcaccttataccttccttccaccatgtggaagagactcaaggcaccagactttcctaactaaacattactttcctaactaagacaaaataacatagatgtaatgtattgacttcttatttatttgttattttaaaaaataattgtgcATTTAAAtcgaaaatataatgtaatcaaacttcttaaaatttatttaaataaataacaataatgggactttatataggtttataatggcttattctactgtcagAAGTACGTAGAATATCACAAAAGCATTTTAATGtcatgtttactaaaagctttgattactaAAGGGTTTGCCTGGCTCCACAACAttatataacgttatatgaaggaacattatattattaactattatcatattaacattatataacgttatatgaaggagaatccatgaaacagttacagaatctaaactatttttttttctgcaaactgcaaactagtaaaataaactcaaatcgaatgaatacacatacaaacaactttaacattgtttccctttcaaaacaaaatagttgtaagctagttgtataaacactaccttggccacaggtaagttaggttgtagtgtggttgtagtggGCGACAGAACGTAGCTCCGCTGTCAGCCTCCTTCGCTGTTTGAATAATGTTAGTACGTTGGCGGACATATTTCAGCAAGGCAAGGCATCTTAAATCCattgttttaatcattgctctgaaccCGTCTTTCTCAACGGTCTG contains these protein-coding regions:
- the LOC116039630 gene encoding perforin-1-like isoform X2, with translation MARLWHLMLLFWAWCPLCLPSSVSFTGTPQQCEKAHFVPGYNLGGEGFDIVTMERKGAYVIDTETWKLGNGTCRLYTNSYMNRESQKVPAAMVDWRTLPKCSLKVSGIQYDSVETLVNDSTSSVSNDWKIGLEIPVDPSVKLGVGFGGSHSKESSFAMQKSKQDHYSFFSHSVYCSFYRYRMATKPPLNHDFESAVNSLPSYSRKTETSYRSLIDTYGTHYITQVSLGGEIKASTAVRTCQTTMSGLSATDVKDCLSVETSASFASTASIKAEYQHCQAKKKKLGSSQSFSSTFNERTTEVIGGNINGADILFEGHSNPSVYNNWLSSLKTSPDVVRYNINPLHTILPSGHIARAGLKQEVEKYIKKNAVLKTCSETCKIGHRSSKRDPCACVCNSSQNIKSNCCPAGKGLATLKVFRLYAQGLYGDKWSQTDGSVEVSYGDMNKRTVIISNNDNPKWPETFEFGSIVINMKNRLKFSVYDEDSYWDSDLLGWCSFDLRRGKVSDSCMLNHGTVFFSYIVECAPSLGGDQCQEYMPSPMSPSLAKDFHTRNGVLLGETGKRNAKSVSQVEVSGRHEMG